The following coding sequences lie in one Dehalococcoidia bacterium genomic window:
- a CDS encoding ABC transporter substrate-binding protein — MNHRAPHRRLTRAAVALGIGALLFPLLAACAPAPPAAPGAPVQPGQPVRGGTITEIKFADASTIQPLLIQDAASRAYEIKHYNAPLLRYDPETLVLGTKDAVAESFDLSSDGLRVTFRLRDNVKWSDGRPITAHDYKFTFDKMKDPQVDFPYRALYARIERAEAPDDRTIIFYLSEPFCPILGQIADINPLPKHVFENLNINDNPLNIKPTVGSGPFLLKEWVRDSHAVFTANENFYLGRPYLDTWTIKIVRDQNVAFSQYKSGEADFVALRAQDFEEAKALPNSQVIQFYAAQSSWTYIGFNMRREPLNDLRVRQALSYAVDRQQLIERVRYGRARPTQGIVTPSSWAYVDDVTKFTYDMAKANQLLDEAGWRRPPNNPQGIRSKDGRELRMRIFYNTGNNEREMIATIMQAQARQLGIELEVIGEEFQAYINRVNNTRDVELFILGWLSGLDPNGTENIWSTGKPQNATGFSNPRVDELYPRAATVPGCKESDRRVLYGEISRLVTAEAPYIFLYENELLYGLSGRIQPVPFGKLTDASRDTRYWLWYSKTGR, encoded by the coding sequence ATGAATCACCGCGCACCCCACCGCCGTCTCACCCGGGCAGCTGTTGCGCTCGGGATTGGCGCTCTTCTCTTCCCGCTGCTTGCGGCGTGCGCTCCGGCTCCGCCTGCCGCACCCGGCGCTCCGGTCCAACCCGGCCAGCCCGTCCGGGGCGGGACGATCACCGAAATCAAGTTCGCCGACGCCTCAACCATTCAGCCGCTCTTGATCCAGGACGCCGCCTCGCGCGCCTATGAGATCAAGCATTACAACGCCCCGTTGCTTCGCTATGACCCGGAAACGTTGGTGCTCGGAACGAAAGATGCCGTCGCGGAGTCGTTTGACCTGTCGTCGGACGGGCTGCGGGTGACGTTTCGCCTGCGTGACAACGTGAAGTGGAGCGATGGGCGGCCGATCACGGCGCACGACTACAAGTTCACCTTCGACAAGATGAAAGATCCTCAGGTGGACTTCCCGTACCGCGCGCTCTACGCGAGGATCGAGCGGGCTGAGGCGCCAGACGATCGCACTATCATCTTCTACTTAAGCGAGCCGTTCTGTCCCATCCTCGGTCAAATTGCCGACATCAACCCTCTGCCGAAGCATGTTTTCGAGAACCTGAACATCAATGACAACCCGCTCAATATCAAGCCGACAGTCGGCTCAGGGCCGTTCTTGCTGAAGGAATGGGTCCGCGACAGCCACGCTGTCTTCACCGCGAACGAGAACTTCTACCTCGGACGGCCGTATCTCGACACGTGGACGATCAAGATCGTCCGCGACCAGAATGTCGCCTTCTCGCAGTATAAGAGCGGGGAAGCTGATTTCGTCGCGCTCCGAGCACAGGATTTCGAAGAGGCGAAGGCGCTTCCGAACAGCCAAGTCATTCAGTTTTACGCCGCGCAGTCAAGCTGGACCTACATCGGCTTCAACATGCGGAGAGAACCGCTGAATGATCTCCGGGTCCGGCAGGCGCTCTCCTATGCGGTGGATCGTCAGCAGTTGATCGAGCGCGTTCGCTACGGCCGCGCGCGCCCGACCCAAGGCATCGTCACGCCCAGTTCGTGGGCCTATGTGGATGATGTGACCAAGTTCACCTACGACATGGCCAAAGCGAACCAACTGCTCGATGAAGCCGGCTGGCGGCGGCCGCCGAACAATCCGCAAGGGATTCGCTCCAAAGACGGCCGCGAACTGCGGATGCGGATCTTCTATAACACGGGCAACAACGAGCGCGAGATGATCGCGACAATCATGCAAGCGCAAGCCCGCCAGCTCGGTATCGAGCTCGAAGTGATCGGGGAAGAGTTCCAAGCCTATATCAACCGGGTGAACAACACGCGCGACGTTGAGCTGTTCATCCTTGGGTGGCTCTCCGGGCTCGATCCGAACGGGACCGAAAATATTTGGTCAACCGGCAAGCCGCAGAACGCAACCGGCTTCAGCAACCCGCGCGTCGACGAACTATATCCGCGGGCGGCGACAGTGCCGGGCTGCAAGGAGAGCGACCGCCGGGTGCTCTACGGCGAGATCTCGAGGCTGGTCACCGCGGAGGCGCCGTATATCTTTCTCTATGAGAACGAGCTCCTGTACGGGCTGTCGGGCCGCATTCAGCCGGTCCCCTTCGGCAAACTGACGGACGCGAGCCGTGACACCCGCTACTGGCTCTGGTACTCGAAGACGGGTCGATAA
- a CDS encoding amidase, protein MTFNDATALAEAIARRALSAHEALQAVLDRIAQWEPAIHAWAYLAPDHAHAAARAIDERLARGERVGPLAGVPVGVKDVIDVAGMPTTNGVPGGRVPPRDAFVVARLRAAGAIIVGKTATAPFAFVDPPATRNPYHLERTPGGSSSGSGAAVGARTVPAALGTQTAGSVLRPASYCGAVGFKPTFGWTGRSGVTPLAPSLDHIGFICRSVRDAHVLFQAMAGLDPDDPACRPPLPSSPSRDVRIPPRLGLVETMFERCDDETIAHTRRMLEQLARAGATIASVTLPVHEMAAVQRIIMWAEAAAVHRDLTNFASGLPTPRLRDNVRIGALLPAEHLLRADRLRRRYRLAAAKAMEECDALIMPTTTSPAGSPTTTGDRTSLAPWSLIGTPAITVPSGLSREGLPLGLQLVGRAGADADLLAVAAWVEAHLAPLPPPPSPDYDSLRLGSKASRSPSASI, encoded by the coding sequence TCGCCGAGGCGATCGCGCGCCGCGCTCTATCAGCGCACGAGGCGCTGCAGGCCGTTCTCGACCGCATTGCCCAGTGGGAGCCGGCGATCCACGCGTGGGCCTACCTGGCCCCGGACCACGCGCATGCAGCGGCACGCGCGATCGACGAGCGCCTTGCGAGGGGGGAGCGCGTTGGCCCGCTTGCCGGCGTTCCGGTCGGGGTGAAGGACGTGATCGACGTCGCCGGCATGCCCACGACCAACGGCGTTCCGGGCGGACGGGTGCCCCCACGAGATGCTTTTGTCGTCGCACGGCTGCGCGCTGCCGGCGCGATCATCGTCGGCAAGACCGCGACCGCGCCGTTCGCGTTCGTCGACCCGCCAGCAACGCGCAATCCGTATCACCTCGAGCGGACCCCGGGCGGGTCGAGCAGCGGCTCTGGCGCCGCTGTGGGAGCACGCACGGTGCCCGCCGCGCTCGGAACCCAGACGGCCGGCTCAGTGCTGCGGCCTGCCTCCTACTGCGGCGCTGTCGGGTTCAAACCCACCTTCGGCTGGACCGGCCGGAGCGGTGTCACTCCGCTCGCCCCCTCGCTTGACCATATCGGGTTCATCTGCCGCTCTGTGCGCGACGCTCATGTGCTCTTCCAGGCGATGGCGGGCCTCGACCCGGACGATCCTGCCTGCCGTCCCCCTCTCCCCTCCTCACCATCCCGGGACGTGCGCATCCCTCCGCGGCTTGGCCTCGTCGAGACGATGTTCGAGCGATGCGATGACGAGACGATCGCCCACACCCGCCGGATGCTGGAGCAGCTCGCTCGCGCGGGAGCAACGATTGCGTCAGTAACGCTGCCCGTCCACGAGATGGCGGCAGTGCAGCGCATCATCATGTGGGCCGAGGCAGCCGCAGTCCACCGAGACCTCACCAACTTTGCCTCCGGACTGCCGACACCGCGGCTGCGCGACAATGTCCGCATCGGGGCGCTCCTCCCAGCCGAGCACCTTCTCCGCGCCGACCGGCTTCGCCGCCGCTACCGCCTTGCCGCCGCGAAGGCGATGGAGGAGTGCGACGCGCTGATCATGCCGACCACTACCTCGCCCGCCGGCAGCCCGACAACGACCGGCGACCGTACCTCGCTTGCGCCTTGGAGCCTCATCGGCACGCCCGCGATCACGGTCCCCTCTGGCCTCTCGCGCGAGGGGCTCCCCCTCGGCCTGCAGCTTGTCGGCCGGGCGGGCGCAGATGCCGACCTCCTCGCTGTTGCCGCCTGGGTAGAAGCGCATCTCGCGCCTCTCCCGCCGCCTCCTTCCCCCGATTACGACTCTTTGAGGCTGGGATCGAAGGCGTCTCGCAGTCCATCAGCCAGCATATAG
- the leuS gene encoding leucine--tRNA ligase, with translation MTERRVAIPPYKPAEIEPKWQARWEADGLYRAPDYVEPKWYYLTMFPYTSGDLHMGHWYAMAPTDVQARWRRMKGYNVMLPIGFDAFGLPAENAAIKRGIHPAAWTMANIENMRRQLKTIGASFDWSREVITCLPEYYKWNQWFFLRMLERGLAYRAKAQVNWCPDCQTVLANEQVTPAGLCERSDTPVYKRELEQWFLRITAYAEELLNHEGLDWPERVKQMQKNWIGRSEGVEVSFGIEGREGEIRVFTTRPDTIFGVTFMVLAPEHPLVEELTTPEQREEVEAYIAQTRRLSEIERQSTEREKTGVRLGSYAINRLNGQRVPIFIADYVLATYGTGAVMGVPAHDERDFEFARKYGLPIPVVIAPPGWDGAPLEAAYVGEGTMVNSGQFDGLPSAEGWQRIADYIEANGWGGRRVTYRMRDWLISRQRYWGTPIPVVYCDRDGIVPVPDDQLPVTLPEQAEFRPTGQSPLTYTPEFLHTTCPKCGGPARRETDTMDTFVDSSWYWFRYLSPHETTRPFDPALAKFWTPVDQYTGGAEHATMHLLYARFFTMVLRDLGLIDHGEPFRRLFNQGQILAQGRRMSKSRGNVVTPDDYVRRNGADSMRLFLMFIGPWDQGGDWNDRGIGGISRWLNRVWNLVLTEAPPREADPAAERALRRLIHRTIKKVDEDIAAFRFNTMVATLMTFTNELADRQAELAGTAAWREAIETLLLLLAPSAPHLTEELWERLGKPYSIHQQPFPSYDPELAREEEVEIPVQVNGKVRDKLTVPVGADEETVRKLALASERVQRHLDGKPPSKVIYVPNRLINIVIR, from the coding sequence ATGACGGAGCGACGGGTCGCGATCCCGCCCTACAAACCTGCCGAGATTGAGCCGAAGTGGCAAGCCCGCTGGGAGGCGGATGGCCTGTATCGGGCGCCCGACTATGTCGAGCCGAAATGGTACTACCTCACCATGTTCCCCTACACCTCCGGTGACCTGCATATGGGGCACTGGTATGCGATGGCGCCGACGGATGTCCAAGCCCGCTGGCGGCGCATGAAGGGCTACAACGTCATGCTGCCGATCGGCTTCGATGCCTTCGGCCTGCCGGCGGAGAACGCCGCGATTAAGCGCGGCATTCATCCCGCCGCGTGGACGATGGCGAATATCGAAAACATGCGCCGTCAGCTGAAGACCATCGGCGCGAGCTTCGATTGGAGCCGCGAGGTCATCACGTGCCTGCCCGAGTATTACAAATGGAACCAATGGTTCTTCCTCCGCATGCTCGAACGCGGGCTCGCCTACCGGGCGAAGGCGCAAGTCAACTGGTGTCCCGATTGTCAGACGGTGCTGGCGAACGAACAGGTAACTCCGGCAGGCCTGTGCGAGCGCTCCGACACCCCCGTCTACAAGCGCGAACTGGAGCAATGGTTTCTGCGCATCACGGCCTACGCCGAAGAGCTGCTGAACCATGAGGGGCTCGATTGGCCCGAGCGGGTCAAGCAGATGCAGAAAAACTGGATCGGCCGCTCGGAAGGCGTTGAGGTCAGTTTCGGGATCGAGGGGCGCGAGGGAGAGATCCGGGTCTTCACGACGCGGCCGGACACGATCTTCGGCGTCACGTTCATGGTGCTCGCGCCGGAGCACCCCCTCGTCGAGGAGCTGACGACCCCCGAGCAGCGCGAGGAGGTAGAGGCCTACATTGCCCAGACGCGCCGCTTGTCCGAAATTGAGCGCCAGTCGACTGAGCGCGAGAAGACAGGGGTACGCCTTGGCAGCTATGCCATCAACCGGCTGAATGGCCAGCGCGTCCCGATCTTCATCGCCGACTATGTACTGGCGACCTACGGCACGGGCGCTGTGATGGGGGTGCCGGCGCACGATGAGCGCGACTTCGAGTTCGCCCGCAAATATGGGCTGCCGATCCCGGTGGTAATCGCGCCGCCCGGCTGGGATGGCGCGCCGCTCGAAGCGGCCTACGTCGGTGAAGGAACGATGGTCAACTCGGGCCAGTTCGACGGCCTGCCGAGCGCCGAAGGGTGGCAGCGCATCGCCGACTACATCGAGGCGAACGGCTGGGGCGGGCGCCGCGTCACCTACCGAATGCGCGACTGGCTGATCAGCCGCCAGCGCTACTGGGGAACGCCGATCCCGGTGGTGTATTGCGATCGTGACGGCATCGTGCCGGTTCCTGATGACCAGCTCCCGGTCACTCTGCCCGAGCAGGCCGAGTTTCGCCCGACTGGGCAGTCTCCCCTCACCTACACTCCCGAGTTTCTGCACACCACCTGCCCGAAGTGCGGGGGGCCGGCCCGCCGTGAGACCGACACGATGGATACCTTTGTCGACTCCTCGTGGTACTGGTTCCGCTATCTCAGCCCTCACGAGACGACGCGGCCGTTCGACCCAGCGCTGGCGAAGTTTTGGACGCCGGTCGACCAGTACACGGGCGGCGCAGAACACGCGACGATGCACCTGCTCTACGCGCGCTTTTTTACGATGGTGCTGCGCGATCTCGGCCTGATCGACCACGGCGAGCCGTTTCGCCGCCTCTTCAACCAGGGCCAGATCTTGGCGCAGGGGCGGCGAATGAGTAAGTCGCGGGGCAATGTCGTCACGCCGGATGACTACGTTCGCCGCAACGGCGCCGACTCAATGCGGCTCTTTCTGATGTTCATCGGGCCGTGGGACCAAGGCGGCGACTGGAATGACCGGGGGATCGGCGGCATCTCGCGCTGGCTAAACCGCGTCTGGAACCTTGTGCTGACCGAGGCGCCGCCGCGGGAGGCGGACCCCGCCGCGGAGCGGGCGCTGCGTCGGCTGATCCATCGGACGATCAAGAAGGTGGACGAGGATATCGCCGCGTTCCGCTTCAACACCATGGTGGCGACCCTGATGACCTTCACCAACGAGCTTGCCGATCGCCAGGCCGAGCTGGCGGGAACGGCAGCGTGGCGCGAGGCGATCGAGACCCTGCTCCTCCTGCTCGCTCCCTCAGCGCCGCACCTGACCGAGGAGCTGTGGGAACGCTTGGGCAAGCCGTACAGCATCCATCAGCAGCCGTTCCCCAGCTACGACCCCGAGCTGGCGCGGGAAGAGGAGGTGGAGATCCCCGTTCAAGTGAACGGGAAGGTGCGCGACAAGCTGACCGTGCCGGTAGGCGCAGATGAGGAGACGGTGCGCAAGCTGGCCCTGGCCAGCGAGCGGGTGCAGCGACACCTCGACGGCAAGCCGCCGAGCAAGGTGATCTACGTTCCCAACCGGCTGATCAACATCGTCATACGCTGA
- a CDS encoding ABC transporter permease, producing the protein MSSTVGLAASRLRREPRGRPLGFWAASFQRLLRNKLALFALFGLLVLAGLALSAPLFEQALGLSRDEINLANNYQPPNARHWFGTDEYGRDYFIRMLYGGQVSMTMGLAVAAVILAIGVPLGLAAGYYGGLFDDVLNWVIQIMVTLPVLYVLIFVSALIPPAPIVLALIIGAFGWMSNARQARGVTLQLKRAEYVVAARALGASDARILFRHILPNIISLMIVLAGFDVVAGAIAETSLSFLGLGVRPPLPSWGNMLTNAFSYMFRAPYLIVFPVVAISLFVLFVYMLADGLRDAFDPSLKES; encoded by the coding sequence TTGAGTAGCACTGTCGGTCTCGCTGCCTCCCGCCTTCGTCGCGAGCCGCGCGGGCGTCCGCTAGGGTTTTGGGCGGCCTCATTCCAGCGCTTGCTTCGGAACAAGCTCGCGCTGTTCGCGCTCTTTGGGCTCCTTGTGCTCGCCGGTCTTGCGCTCTCCGCGCCGCTCTTTGAGCAGGCGCTTGGGCTGAGCCGCGACGAGATCAACCTCGCCAACAACTATCAGCCGCCGAACGCCCGCCACTGGTTCGGCACAGATGAATACGGCCGAGACTACTTCATCCGGATGCTCTATGGCGGCCAAGTGTCGATGACGATGGGACTTGCCGTCGCCGCGGTCATTCTTGCGATCGGGGTACCGCTCGGTCTGGCGGCGGGCTATTACGGCGGCCTGTTCGACGACGTGCTGAACTGGGTGATCCAGATCATGGTCACCTTGCCTGTGCTGTACGTTCTCATCTTTGTCTCCGCGCTGATCCCCCCGGCGCCGATTGTCCTTGCGCTCATCATCGGCGCCTTCGGCTGGATGAGCAACGCGCGGCAAGCACGCGGCGTGACGCTTCAGCTGAAACGGGCAGAATATGTCGTCGCAGCGCGCGCTCTCGGCGCAAGCGATGCGCGGATCCTCTTTCGGCACATCCTGCCAAACATCATCTCACTGATGATCGTTCTCGCCGGGTTCGATGTCGTCGCAGGAGCGATCGCCGAGACGAGCCTCTCCTTCTTGGGTCTGGGGGTGCGTCCGCCACTCCCAAGCTGGGGCAATATGCTGACAAATGCGTTCAGCTATATGTTCCGTGCCCCGTATCTCATTGTCTTCCCAGTGGTCGCGATCAGCCTGTTCGTCCTGTTCGTCTATATGCTGGCTGATGGACTGCGAGACGCCTTCGATCCCAGCCTCAAAGAGTCGTAA
- a CDS encoding ABC transporter permease, protein MTKYIIRRVLQAIPLLFLISFLAFWIYSIIPNTPFRAELALNPNATEEDIRRLEEKYGFNKPFPVRYVEWLGNILRGDFGRSYFTKRPVFEMIFERLPNTLLLASSAFLISLCVGIPLGIYSALNRNTVSDNIIRSVTVFFTALPAWAIGLILIIVLGGQLRWFPQGGMYTIGKEADLLNRLHHLALPALVAGIDGCVGYIRLMRSQTLEVLRQDYVRTAYAKGLGRSAVIWRHVLRNSIIPVWTSFGGLLAALVSGAAIFETIFSWPGIGRLVLDSALKLDYPVVLATTMVGAVLILIGYLIVDIGYAWLDPRVRLE, encoded by the coding sequence ATGACGAAGTACATCATCCGGCGGGTTCTTCAAGCTATCCCGCTCCTCTTTCTCATCAGTTTCCTCGCCTTCTGGATCTACAGCATTATTCCCAACACGCCGTTCCGGGCCGAGCTCGCGCTGAACCCGAACGCGACTGAAGAGGATATTCGCCGCCTCGAAGAGAAGTACGGCTTCAACAAGCCGTTCCCCGTCCGCTATGTGGAGTGGCTCGGCAATATTCTTCGAGGCGACTTCGGCCGTTCCTACTTCACGAAGCGGCCGGTGTTCGAGATGATCTTCGAGCGTCTGCCAAACACCCTTCTCCTCGCGAGCTCAGCGTTTCTTATCAGCTTGTGCGTTGGGATACCGCTGGGGATCTATTCAGCGCTCAATCGCAACACTGTCTCGGATAACATCATCCGCTCGGTCACGGTGTTCTTTACCGCTCTTCCCGCTTGGGCAATCGGGCTGATCCTGATCATCGTGCTCGGCGGCCAGCTTCGCTGGTTTCCGCAGGGAGGGATGTATACGATCGGCAAGGAAGCCGACCTGCTGAACCGGCTGCATCATTTGGCGCTTCCCGCGCTCGTGGCCGGCATCGACGGATGTGTCGGGTATATCCGGCTGATGCGCTCGCAGACACTTGAGGTGCTGCGCCAAGACTATGTTCGGACGGCCTATGCGAAAGGCCTCGGCCGCTCAGCGGTCATTTGGCGCCATGTCTTGCGCAACTCGATCATCCCGGTGTGGACGAGTTTCGGCGGGCTGCTTGCGGCGTTAGTGAGCGGCGCCGCGATCTTCGAGACAATCTTCTCCTGGCCGGGGATTGGCCGGCTCGTTCTCGACTCTGCCCTGAAGCTGGATTACCCGGTTGTCCTTGCAACAACGATGGTGGGCGCGGTGCTGATCCTGATCGGCTATCTGATCGTCGACATCGGCTACGCCTGGCTCGACCCGAGGGTGCGGCTTGAGTAG
- a CDS encoding ABC transporter substrate-binding protein: protein MMRSFRRGAMATAVTLGAVFALVLTACSPSPPSGTATGGTQPGGPRRGGTYTTGSIADATSMQPLITNDTASSTFQSLHYNAFLNSVDPDTLALVCKDGTCESSELSPDGKRLTYKLKPGLVWSDGTPLTSADYKFTYEKMIDPKVDYPARTLTLSAIESVEAPDPLTLIFTFREAGFCPALLFTNINPIPKHIFENLDINDNPQNLRPTVGSGPWLLKEWVKDSYAIFEANERFRFGRPNFDRYVIRIVKDQNVEYSMFKAGELDSISLRAEQWQEAITLPNVTTYRFYAPGSGYTFIGFNLDTPFFNDVRVRRAVAMSIDRQAIIDRIRLGFARPVNSMLTPGTWAFAPDVPAVPYDPARARQLLDEAGWRTPPNNPQGIRVKDGREFRVRIFYNTGNKDREQIATVAQAQLRQVGIELEVIQEEFSAFLNRVQRTKDLELYILGWTQTLDPNSGRSIWTTGGSQNFSGYSNPRVDEAYERGAKAPGCTEAARQPFYAEIQRQIAADQPYVFLYEPESLLALNSRIVPNELKRAGISYRIWEWYSRTGS from the coding sequence ATGATGCGGAGCTTCCGGCGCGGCGCAATGGCGACCGCGGTGACGCTCGGAGCGGTGTTCGCTCTGGTTCTGACCGCCTGCAGCCCGTCGCCCCCCTCGGGCACCGCGACGGGCGGAACGCAGCCGGGCGGTCCGCGTCGCGGCGGGACCTATACCACGGGCAGCATCGCCGACGCGACCTCCATGCAGCCCCTGATCACGAACGACACCGCCTCCTCGACCTTCCAATCGCTCCATTACAACGCCTTCCTCAACAGTGTCGACCCGGACACCCTTGCCTTGGTCTGTAAGGATGGGACGTGCGAGTCGTCGGAACTGTCGCCCGACGGCAAGCGGCTTACCTACAAGCTGAAGCCGGGGCTGGTCTGGAGCGATGGGACGCCGCTCACCTCCGCTGACTACAAGTTCACCTACGAGAAAATGATCGATCCTAAGGTGGACTATCCCGCGCGGACGCTGACGCTCAGCGCCATCGAGTCCGTCGAAGCACCTGATCCGTTGACGCTCATCTTCACCTTCCGAGAAGCGGGGTTCTGTCCAGCGCTGCTCTTCACGAACATCAACCCGATCCCGAAGCACATCTTCGAGAACCTGGACATCAATGACAATCCGCAAAACCTGCGGCCGACGGTCGGGTCGGGGCCGTGGCTGCTGAAAGAGTGGGTGAAGGATAGCTACGCGATCTTCGAGGCGAACGAGCGGTTCCGCTTCGGACGGCCGAACTTCGACCGCTACGTGATCCGCATCGTCAAGGATCAGAATGTCGAGTATTCGATGTTCAAAGCGGGCGAACTCGACTCGATCAGCCTGCGGGCAGAGCAGTGGCAGGAAGCGATCACGCTGCCCAACGTCACGACCTACCGCTTCTACGCGCCGGGGTCGGGCTATACCTTTATCGGCTTCAATCTCGACACGCCCTTCTTCAACGACGTGCGCGTCCGCCGCGCCGTCGCGATGAGCATCGACCGCCAAGCGATTATTGACCGGATCCGGCTCGGGTTTGCACGGCCGGTCAATTCGATGCTGACGCCGGGGACGTGGGCGTTCGCGCCGGATGTCCCTGCTGTCCCCTACGACCCGGCGCGAGCGCGCCAGTTGCTCGATGAGGCCGGCTGGCGCACTCCGCCGAACAATCCGCAAGGCATTCGTGTTAAGGATGGACGCGAATTTAGGGTGCGGATCTTCTACAACACGGGCAATAAAGACCGGGAACAGATTGCCACAGTTGCTCAGGCGCAGCTTCGCCAGGTGGGGATTGAGCTCGAAGTTATCCAAGAAGAGTTCAGCGCCTTCCTCAATCGGGTGCAGCGGACTAAAGACCTTGAACTGTACATCCTTGGCTGGACCCAGACGCTTGACCCGAACAGCGGCCGCAGTATCTGGACCACGGGAGGAAGCCAGAACTTCAGCGGATATTCCAACCCGCGCGTCGATGAAGCGTATGAGCGGGGCGCGAAGGCGCCCGGATGCACGGAGGCGGCGCGCCAGCCGTTTTATGCTGAGATCCAACGGCAAATAGCCGCCGACCAGCCGTATGTGTTCCTCTATGAACCGGAGTCGCTCCTAGCGCTGAACAGCCGGATCGTGCCGAATGAGTTGAAGCGCGCGGGGATCAGCTACCGCATCTGGGAATGGTACTCGCGGACGGGGTCGTAA